A window of Tepidisphaeraceae bacterium genomic DNA:
CAACCCTCGCTTTTGTCAGCGTTCTGTGGTGGCGACGCCTGCGTCGCGGTCGGGGTACAGCCCCGAATCCCGGGCATTGATTCGACGCTCCGCGTCGACCGCGACGCAGGCGTCGCCACTACGGCAGTCACTCCAATGTAGGTTGAGACAGCGCCACGGACGGCCATTTTAAAGCGAGCAGTGTCATCCCGATGGGAGCCTTGGCGACCTGAGGGATCTCGACTGACTGACAGTGCGGGCCATGGGAGATCCCGCAGGTCGCCTGAGGCTCCCGTCGGGATGACAGGTAGCGAACTGGGACGAGGTTTTGTCCGCTGGCCTTCGGGCTTCGTCTTTCAAATCCCCTGCGCACGGCTTGTCTCCCCACCCCACCGCCACTACAAGTTGATGGTGATGAGCCCTCCCGTCCTGCAGCCCGCCGCCGCGTTGTGCAAGCGGGAACTCGTGCGCTTCGTGCGGCAGCGAAGCAGGGTCATCGGTTCGCTGGCGACGCCGTTGATCTTCTGGCTGTTCATTGGCGGCGGCATGGGCCGCAGCTTCAACGCCACCGGCATGCCGGGCGGCGACAACTTCCTGCACTACTTCTTCCCCGGCACCGTCCTGATGATCCTGCTGTTCACGGCGATCTTCTCGACGATCTCGATCATCGAAGACCGCAAGGAAGGTTTTCTGCAGTCGGTGCTGGTGTCGCCAATCTCTACCATGGCGATCGTACTCGGCAAGGTGATGGGCGGCACGATCCTTGCCGTCGGACAAGGGTTGATCTTCCTGGCGCTGGCGCCGTTGATCGGCATTCAGTTCACGCTCGTAGGCTTTCTGGGCGCTGCGGTCATCATGTTCGTGATCGCCTTTGCGCTTACGGGGCTTGGCTTCTGCATCGCCTGGCGGATGAGCAGCACGCAGGGGTTCCACGCGATCATGAACTTGTTCCTGATGCCGATGTGGTTCCTCAGCGGCGCGCTCTTCCCGGCCGAGCAGGCCTGGGGGGCGTTACGATGGTTGATGAACGCCAACCCATTGTCGTACGGGCTCAGCGGGCTACGCGAGGTGTTGTATGCCCCGTCGGCCGGCGCGGGGGCGTTGCAGAGCGGTTGGTGGACGGGAATGATCGTCAGCTGCCTGTTTGGCGTCGCGATGTTCACGCTTGCCAGTCGCATGACGCGGGCGCGCGTGAGTGGCGATTTGCATTAGGACGCGCGGTCCATTTATCACTTAGCCCCGGGCTTGCCCGGGGGAACGCCTCCCCCGGGCAAGCCCGGGGCTATATCATTGGTGACCTTTCATGACGAAGAACCTGAAACGCCTGACGATCGCCTTGTGGGTTTTGTGCGTGTTGGTCTCGGTAACGGTGGTGCTCGCGTACTACCGCTCGCGCGACGTGCTGGCCGCCATGGACGCGCCGACCGCGGCGCCGCACGTGGTGCCGGCGATGGCGCCGGACCTGTCGACGCGCCTATTCCCGGTGCCCGACTTCGCGTTGCGCGATGAGAACGAGAAGCCGGTCACCCAGCAGACCCTGTCGGGCAAGCCGTGGATCGCGGCGTTCATCTTCACCAACTGCGCCGGCGCCTGCCCGATGATGTCCAAGCACATGGCCACGCTGCAGACGAAGATCGCGAGCCCCGACGTGCGGCTGGTCTCGTTCACGCTCGACCCCAAGCGCGACACCCCCGCCGTGCTGAAGTCGTACGCGACGAAGATCGGCGCCCAGCCCGGCCGTTGGTTCTTCCTGAGCGGCACGACCGAGGAAATGCAGGCCGTCGCCCGCGGCATGCTGATCGGCATCGGCGACCCGCCCGAGGGCAGCGACCAGTTCACCCACAGCAGCAAATTCCTCCTCGTCGACGGCACCAACATGGTGCGCGGCATCTACGAGGGCACGAGCGAGGACGTGCTGGACCAGTTGGCCGCCGACGCGGAGAAGCTGGCGCGGGAGTGATTGGTCGAGCGCCGACGGACGCGTGTTGCCTCATCTTGAGACGGCGTTGAAGCACCAGATGGCGTCCGCTTCCGACCGTGGCATGGGCGTCCCGCCCATGCTCGTAGTAAGGCCTAAAGCCTGCATTTGTTCTGACAGCCCGGTCAGCGCAGCATCCACCAAATCAGATTCTTCGTTCCAATCCACATGCATGGGCGAGACGCCCATGCCACGGGAAAACGGCGCCTTAGTCATCCCGGGTCAATCGAGGGATCGTCTGTAACGTTGCGCAGGTAATGAGGTCTTTCCCCGAGCGCGGATAAACAAACAGAACTACGGTTGAGGCGGGCCATCCGTCACCCAGTGCGCGCAAAAAAGAACCGGGGCAGCGCATCGCGCCGCCCCGATTCCGTTTTCGTATCCAACCGTAAGCCGTTCGCTTACGACTCGAGGATCTGCTTCTTCACGTTCGCGGGCACTTCGGCGTACTTCAGGGGTTCCATGGCGCTGGCGGCACGGCCGGTCGACATCGAACGAAGTTCCGTGGTGTAGCCGAACATTTCGCTCAGCGGCACCTCGGCCTCGATGATCGTGGTGTTGCCACGTTCCTCGCTGTTGACGATCAGCCCGCGGCGGCGGTTCAGGTCGCCGGTGACGTTGCCTTGGAACTCCTGGGGCGTGGTCACGACGACCTTCATGATCGGCTCCATCAGCGTCAGGCCCGCGCTCTTGGCGGCGTCCTTCAGCGCGATCTGGCCGGCCAGCTCGAACGCGACCTGCGACGAGTCGACCTGGTGGTACGAACCGTCGGTCAACGCGACCTTCACGTTCAGCAGCGGGAAGTTCGCCAGCACGCCGGTCTTGCACGCCATGCGCACGCCGTACTCGATCGACGGGATGAATTCCTTCGGAACCGAACCACCGAAGATCTTGTTCTCGAACGCCACGCCATCTTCCCAGCCCAGCTTCTTGAGCTTGTCGGCGTCCATGGCTTCGCCGGTCGCGGGATCGGTGCCGTCGAACGGCTCGATCTCGATCGTGCAGTCACCGAACTGACCGCGACCGCCCGACTGCTTCACGTGCTTGCCGCGCGCGCCGGCCTTCTTGGTGATGGCTTCCTTGTACGCGACCTTGGGCTTGCCCACGATCACGTCGACGCGGTAGTCGCGCGTCAGGCGCATCTTCAGGATTTCCAAGTGCAGCTCGCCCATGCCGGCGATGACGGTCTCGCCCGTCTCCTCGTCGTACTTGGTGCGGAACGTCGGGTCCTGCCGGCGGAGCTTCGTGAGCGCGTCGCCAAGCTTCTGCTTGTCGGCGCCGCTCTTGGGCTCGATCGACATGCTGATGACCGGCTCCGGGAAGCTCGGGCGCTCCAGGATGATCGGGTGATCAGGGTCGCAAAGGGTGTCGCCGGTGTTGGCCTCATCGATACCGATGATGGCCACGATGTCGCCGGCTTCAGCGCGGTCGCGGGCCTCACGGTCGTCGGCCGACATCTGGAACATACGGCTGATGTTCTCGCGGCTGTCCTTGTTGGCGTTCAGCACGCGGGTGCCCTTTTCGAGCACACCGCTGTAGACGCGAACGTAGGTCAGCGTGCCGAACTTGTCGTCGACGATCTTGAACGCCAGACCGCAGAACGGCGCATCGGGCTGACGCGGGCGAATCTCGACCTTTTCCTTGTCGCGCGGGTTCGTGCCCTTCACCTCGGCCATGTCGACCGGGCTGGGCAGGTACTCGATGACCCCGTCCAGCACCTTTTGCACGCCGATGTACTTGTAGGCCGAACCGCAGTACAGCGGGTGCGCCTTGAAGGCGATCGTGCCCTTACGCAGCGCCGCGCGCAGCTCGGCGGGCTCGAGCGATTCCGGGTCGGTCAGGTACTTGTCCATCAGCGCGTCGTCGAGCTCGGCGATCTTCTCCAGCATGATCGCGCGGTAGTGGGCGACCTTCTCCTTCATGTGCTCGGGGACGGGCTTCATCGTGACCGTGTTGCCGCGGTCCTTGTCGTTGTCCATGTCGCTGTAGTAGCCGACCTGGTCAATGAGGTCGATCACGCCCTTGAACGTGTCGGCCTGCCCGTCCGGAATGACGACGGGGATCGCCGGGGCGCCCAGGCGGTCCAGGATGCTGTTGTAGCAGTAGTCGTAGTCGGCCCCGACCTTGTCCATCTTGTTGATGAAGCAGATGCGGGGGACGTTGTACTTGGTCGCCTGGCGCCAGACGGTCTCGGACTGCGCTTCCACGCCTTCCTTACCGTCGAACACGGCCACGGCGCCGTCGAGAACGCGCAGCGAGCGCTCCACCTCGACGGTGAAGTCGACGTGGCCGGGGGTGTCGATCAGGTTGATGTCGTAGATCGGCGCGTCCGAGCCCTTGCTGATCCACGCGCCCGGCTGCCACTTACAGTAGGTGGCGGCCGAGTTGATCGTGATGCCGCGCTTCTGCTCTTCAGGATCAAAGTCCATGACGGCGGTGCCTTCGTGCACCTCGCCAACCTTATGGACGCGGCCGGTGTAGAACAGGATGCGCTCGGAGGTCGTGGTCTTGCCGGCATCGATGTGTGCAGCGATACCAATGTTTCGAATCTTCGTCAGGTCGCGGGCCATAAGGGTCCTTGTTGGATGTCGTCCGTGAAAATCTAGGGGCAAGTATGATAAAGATGCGTGCGAACGCGTCAAGATCGACGCACGTGCGGGTGAATGCCCTCAGTTCACCACATCGCGATCCGTTGCCTTGACCTCACCACGGGAACGTCCGTGGTTCTAGGTTCGTTCGTCGGAAAAACCACAGGTAGGCCCGGGGCTAAATAAATCGAGTCAGGCTTTTAGCCAAACCCCCAACGAGTCGCGTTCGTACGCATCTCACCTGCAGCATTACGTTTCCCACCATCGATTGGTTCGTCCGGGGGTCTACAAGCGCCTACAATTGAGTGACTTAGACGAGTTCGCTGGCGCGGCATTTGCACTAAACATTACTGCGATGAACACCGATATTAACAACATCGAGACGCGCGCTGGTCAGGAGGACCGGCGCCTGGTTTCTCAAGGGGTTCACACGTCGCGGCCGTCTTTGGCGGGTTGCGTCACGGGATTGCAGGAAATGCGCAAACTCGCGATCGCTGTTGCTCTGATCTCCTGCGGTGGCCTTTGGGTCCAACCGCTACTCAGCCCGGCGGGTGACGGTGTCACCGCGCCCGCAACGCAACCGACCACCCAACCCACCGCCGCCGCGGTTCCATCCAATGGTGCCGATTTGTCCACCTACCAAGTGGTCAGCGGCACGCCCAACTTCTGGCGCCTTGGTCAGGACGCCTCCGGCGTCTGGTGGCTGCTAAGTCCCGACAACGAGCCCGAATTCCTCAACGCCGTCACCACCGTCCAACCGTACCAGCGCGGCCGCGACCCCGATGGGCCGGCGTTCGTCTCCAAAGACTGGATCGACCCCGCAACCGGTAAACCTGACCTTGACCGCTGGGCGAGCCTGACCCTGACGCGCGTCCGCGACAAAGGCTTTAAGTCGCTGGGCGCGTGGTGTCACCCGGTCTTCCACAAGCTGGACGTGCCGATGACGCGCGACCTGAACGTGTGGACATGGGTCCCATCGAAGCACAAGCGCCTGTACGACCCCCAATGGCCGGCAATCGTCGACAATGCCATCGAGACCCAGACCGAACCGCTGAGCGACAACCGCCAGTTGGTTGGCTACTACATCGACAACGAACTGGACTGGACGGACGTTTCGTCCGGCGCGGGCATCTACTTCGATCACTTGCCGGCGGGCGATCCGAACCGCGCCGAGGTGCTGAAGGTCATTCGGTCGATCTGGTCCGACGTCGAGAGCTTCAACGACGACTGGGGCACCACGATCAAGGATTTTGCTGAGCTTGATGCCATGCCCACGCTGCCGCGCGGCAACCCGCGCGGGTACCACCGCCTGAGCGGCCCGTGGCTGCAGCACATGGCGACCGACTACTTCCGCATTACCACGGCCGCCATCCGCAAGTACGACCCGAATCACCTGATCCTCGGCGTGCGCTTCAAGGGCTACGCCCCGCCAGAGGTCTGCCGGGCCAGTAAGGGGTATACGGACGTTCAGTCGCTGAACTATTACGTGAACGACGCGATGCTGGACGCGGACATGTTCGCGTCGATGTACCACGAGTCGGGCAACCAGCCGATCATCATCGGTGAGTACTCGTTCCACTCGCTCGACGGGCGCAGCGGCAACCGCAACGTGGTGGGCTTCTCGGCGCAGGTGCCCGACCAGCAGGCCCGGGCCGACGCGTACCGCATCTTTACGACCGGCCTGGCGCGCGTGCCCTACGTGGTGGGCGCCGACTGGTTCCAGTGGTCCGATGAGCCACCGTCGGGCCGGCTGATGGATGGCGAGGACGTGAACTTCGGCATCGTCGACGTGGACGACCGCGCGTACGAGATCCTCGCTACGACGATCCGCAGCGTCACCGGCACGCTGAACGACTTCCACCGCTCCAGCGCCCGCGACGATGGCCGTGGCGTGTGGCGCGAGAGCTTCGCCAACAAGCCCGTGATGCGCGTGCCGTTCCTGTCCAAGCCGATCACCCTTAACGGCGAGCTGTCTGACTGGTCGCCGGCATCGAAGGTGCCAGACGTGCGCCCGTCGCAGACCGTCGGCCTCGATCGTTCCAAGCTGCCGGTGCCGAACGTCTATATGGCGTGGAGCAGTGAGGGGCTGTACGTCGGTGTGGAGGTCTTCGACAACGACATCCTGGCCACGCCCGCCAAGGGATGGTGGTGGACGCGCGACCACTTCGAGCTGTTCATCAACACGAAGCCGGTCACCAGCGACCAGCGCGATTACGACGCGTACTCGCACCAGTTCTTCTTCGTGCCCCACGACATCCCGGGCCCCGACGGCGCCGCCGGCACGGTGGGCCAATGGCATCGCAACGGCGACGCGCTGGCCGACCACCTGATCCCGCATCCGAAGATCCGCGACGCGGCCCGCATCCTGCCGGACCGCTACGTGATCGAGATGTTCATCCCCGCCGCCGCCATGAACGGGTTCGACCCGAGCAGGCAGTCGGCGATGGCGATGAACCTCGGCATCAAGAACTTCCAGCATGCCAGCAGCTACTTCTGGTCGGCCCCGAAGGAAGTGCAGACGCAGCTGCGCCCGCACACATGGGGCACCATCTACCTCGAGCCCGCCCCCGAGGGCGCCACCGCCGGCACCGTTCGCCGGGCGTTCGACGAAACCGTGATGCTGGCGAACTAATGATGCCGCTGATGGAATCGACGACGATCGCGATCGACATCCGTTGTCCGTTCGACCTTGCCAACGCGTTTCTGTCGCAGCCGGAGAATTTCCCGGCCTGGGCATCGGGACTGGGCGAATCTTTGGAACAACGAGACGACGGGTGGATCGCCTACACGCCCGACGGCGAAATGCATGTGCGGTTCACACCGCCCAATCCGCTCGGCGTGCTTGACCACTACGTCACACCCGATGGCGGCCCGCCGATCTACATCCCCATGCGCGTGATCGCCAACGGCGAAGGCTGCCACGTCTCGCTGACGCTCTTCCGCCAACCCGACATGACCACCGAGCGATTTGTCGCCGACGCCGACTGGGTGCACGAGGACCTGAAGGCGCTGAAGATGCTGCTGGAGTCGCTGGGGTAAAAAAGAAGCCCCGGGTCTTTTCGACCCGGGGCCCTACAGTGTGCTTACTGCTGTCGCGGCGGAACGCATCCCGCCGCACGAGCTGCCGGAGCAGCTGCGTGGATCACCGGAGTCTCACCGGTGAAAGCTGCTCACAGCAGCCCACACTTACAGTCAGAATTGGTCACGGATCACCTCCATTTCAATGGACACGCGGCTGACGGTTACACGTCCGTCCCGCACGCTATCCAGGTGATGCCAAGCCGTCGCGGGCTTCACTTCGGGTGTGACTGCCAGCCGGTTCAGGAAGCGACTCGCGTCGCGACCGGGACTCATCGGCCTTAGTAAAACACCCTACTACACCGCCGCCGGGCTCTTTCGTCCGAAAACGCCTTTTCGGACACCTTGCGTCCCGCTGCAGACGGGACGCACGAATTATACGGCCAACCTCCAAGCTGGTTCCAGAAAATTTTCTCAAATCCGATCTATTATCGACCGTCGGTGGGAACAGTCGACGGCAGGCTCGGCCTACTCACTTTCA
This region includes:
- a CDS encoding ABC transporter permease, which produces MSPPVLQPAAALCKRELVRFVRQRSRVIGSLATPLIFWLFIGGGMGRSFNATGMPGGDNFLHYFFPGTVLMILLFTAIFSTISIIEDRKEGFLQSVLVSPISTMAIVLGKVMGGTILAVGQGLIFLALAPLIGIQFTLVGFLGAAVIMFVIAFALTGLGFCIAWRMSSTQGFHAIMNLFLMPMWFLSGALFPAEQAWGALRWLMNANPLSYGLSGLREVLYAPSAGAGALQSGWWTGMIVSCLFGVAMFTLASRMTRARVSGDLH
- a CDS encoding SCO family protein; this translates as MTKNLKRLTIALWVLCVLVSVTVVLAYYRSRDVLAAMDAPTAAPHVVPAMAPDLSTRLFPVPDFALRDENEKPVTQQTLSGKPWIAAFIFTNCAGACPMMSKHMATLQTKIASPDVRLVSFTLDPKRDTPAVLKSYATKIGAQPGRWFFLSGTTEEMQAVARGMLIGIGDPPEGSDQFTHSSKFLLVDGTNMVRGIYEGTSEDVLDQLAADAEKLARE
- the fusA gene encoding elongation factor G; translation: MARDLTKIRNIGIAAHIDAGKTTTSERILFYTGRVHKVGEVHEGTAVMDFDPEEQKRGITINSAATYCKWQPGAWISKGSDAPIYDINLIDTPGHVDFTVEVERSLRVLDGAVAVFDGKEGVEAQSETVWRQATKYNVPRICFINKMDKVGADYDYCYNSILDRLGAPAIPVVIPDGQADTFKGVIDLIDQVGYYSDMDNDKDRGNTVTMKPVPEHMKEKVAHYRAIMLEKIAELDDALMDKYLTDPESLEPAELRAALRKGTIAFKAHPLYCGSAYKYIGVQKVLDGVIEYLPSPVDMAEVKGTNPRDKEKVEIRPRQPDAPFCGLAFKIVDDKFGTLTYVRVYSGVLEKGTRVLNANKDSRENISRMFQMSADDREARDRAEAGDIVAIIGIDEANTGDTLCDPDHPIILERPSFPEPVISMSIEPKSGADKQKLGDALTKLRRQDPTFRTKYDEETGETVIAGMGELHLEILKMRLTRDYRVDVIVGKPKVAYKEAITKKAGARGKHVKQSGGRGQFGDCTIEIEPFDGTDPATGEAMDADKLKKLGWEDGVAFENKIFGGSVPKEFIPSIEYGVRMACKTGVLANFPLLNVKVALTDGSYHQVDSSQVAFELAGQIALKDAAKSAGLTLMEPIMKVVVTTPQEFQGNVTGDLNRRRGLIVNSEERGNTTIIEAEVPLSEMFGYTTELRSMSTGRAASAMEPLKYAEVPANVKKQILES